The window CAATTGACGaactgtttttgtatttttaattgcCAAGAGCATTTCCCTTTGGGACTGGGAAGGCCTTGACTGAAGTGTTCCAATGCATTTAATCTTGGGCTTTTAGAGATCCTTGATTGTTTTCCTAAGCAAACTGTTGTTATCCCATCACCTGATAGATCTCTTGGTGCATGTGATTTGGCTAATTAAGCTCCAGAAACATAGAATCATATGATAGAATAAGAAATTAGTACAAAAAACAGATACATAACAAGGTGCTCAAATTTGGTTCCATCGCAGTATCTTGGCACCTGTTGTTTTCAATATCCTGATCAGAATCTGGTTCACGTGTTCAATGCTATACAAACAAACCAATCCATATGTTatcttgaatttcatgggtcatAAATATAATGACTTTGCTCAAATGTGGCTCTAGCCTAGTGTAATTTATGGCCAATTAAGTAGTGCTTTCGGTTCATGTAGTTTTCCATAAGTAATCAATTATACGACAAGAGTAATTGAAGGTCAAATTTGCTTTAGGGGTTCAATTTTAGAGGACAGACTGCAGCAAAGGACTTGTATAGGCGTTttactctttctttcttttgtgtAAGCAAACAATCTTATTTAGGGTCAGTTGCATGCTTGCCATTATTTTGTTACTATAAGCTGGAGCTGCACAGAGATTCGCTTCCTGTAGTTTCTAATTTTCATCCTACGCTTGACATTCCAGGTTTTCCTGTGTTTTGGGAATTCAGTGGCCTCAACCCGCTTTCTGTTGCAAGATGAATTCAATATACAGACAACGCAGTGTGATAATTGCATCATTGTAATCTCTCTCTTGCAATACCATCTTCTAGTTTATAAAATCTTTATAGCAGAGCTCGGATTGTGGTTTCTAATTTAATATAATGTGCTATTCAACTGTTAGTGATGCTTCCTCTTGTTAACAGGGTTTCATGTTCTGCCTACAACAACTTGCGTGTATTTTCTCCATAGTTGCAATGATTGTTGGAAGTGAAGAAATCTCAGAGGCATCTCAGTTGTTGAATTGTTTGGCTGACTTGGTGTACTGCACGTAAGTTCTTTTCTTTTACCCGTTGAACATTCTCAACCAACGTTGATTGGTGGTTACTAATTTTGCATTTGCTTTCTTTTGCAGGGTCTGTGCATGTATGCAGGTAAGCAAGTTGTTTTTTCTCTCGTAATTCATCTTAAGAATTCCCAAATGCAAAACTAGAACGAAAGTTAGATGAACTTCATTTTCTGGTGACTCCCGACTCTTTTAATTTTGCAGACACAGCACAAGATTGAAATGGACAAACGAGATGGCAAGTTTGGACCGCAACCTATGGCAGTTCCTCAGTTTCAGCAGATGTCTCGCATTGATCAGCAAGTTCCTCCCACAGTTGGATATCCACCTCAACCAGCATATCCTGCTCAACCAGCTTACGGTCAGCCCTATGGTTATCCACCTGCTCCACAAGCTCAAGGCTACCCACCAGCCGGTTATCCTCCAAGCGGCTATCCACCCAGCGGTTATCCACCTTCCGGCCATTAATTGTAGCTGATTTTGAACAGATTTATGCATCCAATTACAATCTATGGTGGCCGTTTTGTTCAATCGTGTTACGTGTTGGTTTGCAAGTTTTGTCTTTGAAGTTCCAATTTGTGTATCTTCGACCTTGCTCTTCTTAAATTTTACTTGCAAGAGGGTTGACTGACGTATGCAGTAACTTTGTGCTTTGCTTTTTATGATTTAAAACTTCAAACTACCTCACACTATACACAAATGCGAGCATCTTGTCGTCTCTCTCATATTTGTTTTCTCATGGTAGTTTGTGTGGATTTGTAAGACTGAAATCATCTCTCACACTTATGGCGTGTTTACCTATTCGTAATTGGAATCAAAACAAGGAGTCTGAATCCGATTATCGAGTATTCAAGTGTTGGCTTACTAAACcctgttcttttctttttagggTTTTCGTTACATAGCCATAGATCAGGTGTTTGCTCCCCTTCACACTTGGGTTTTGTGCAGGGTTTATGCATGACCCGGGTGGACAATGTATTGACACCGTATCTCTATCATATTGGCTCTCGATCATATTAATACTATAGTGTATtgttattataaaattaatgaGATGGGATACGCTGCCAATACAGGTCATGTGCAAACCACAGGTGCGCATGTGAGCATTTATGAGTCATAGAATATCAaaatggggtgtgctatccataaacattttttttaattctcactcttttaattttcggtcgtcagatcaaatgaattgagaatgtcaaatgacataaatttaGAGCATAAATCTATAAGCAAgcatttcatttctcaatccACCCATCCCAATGCTATTATTGTTGACTGTACTGTAATTTAAGACCTACAAATGGGTGGTTTAGGGCCTGTTTGGTATCTAACTTGAgaacaaaactcaaatttttttatttattttaaaatacatgttttgatttaaaaattttaaattcaaaactttGTTTGGTATGCAACTTCTCAAAACTAATTCAAAACAGGAAAAATCAAACGCCCAAGCCAGACCAATTTCCCGACCATCGCATCCCTCTCCCCAGCGACTCCTTTTGCTATTTACCGACTCCTTCCTCCAAACTCGAGATGACAAACCAAGGTTGGTCACGTTAGCAATCTCAAATCTGAAATCCAACGACCTTCAAAACCAATAGCTATTTGTTGCTGTTGATTTATCTTGGTTGGAGGAAGAAGGATAGAGGTGGTGGCTATGGTGGATGCAAGTGGGAAGAATTGAAGAGGCAATAGAGAAGAGAGTATCAAGAGAGGggtaagagagagaagagagaggagaggagagagagagacgggaGTGAgtggtagagagagaaagagatagagggagagagaggggggagtGAGTGGTAGAGAGAGACAGAGGAGAGTGAGGTgaatcccaaaaataaaaaaaaggtctaAAAACATACTTTTTGTGTTTTCAACAAATaagctttgttttcaaatattatattcaaatcaaaaccaaacaaagaTTTAAATTTGTAACTAAAAacttgtttttgagttaaaaacaTTGGATCCAAATCAAATAGCAAACATGCCCTTAAATTTttgcatttttcttttgtcaaacaCAATCTTCATCATATAGAAGAAAATGTTATAAGAgataaacataaaaacaaattgTAAATTAAGTAGACATAGAAAGCTAAGCAAAACACCGCATAACCCAAACAAAGCACATGATACCCTAATTAGACTCAAGCCTCTCGACGCAAGTCGAGCCTGCCACAACTACGTGGTCTGTtatgcagaaaaagaaaaattagaaactTACTGTTTAACGTGCATGGGGATTTTTTTTCTGTTGAATTTTGTTCCTTCGTAAGGGATGGATGTGTCAGAGAAAAATTCATATGCGCTCAATTTTATTCAACTTTGATCGTACTTATTACGAGGATTGATTATTTTGGTGTATAGAATGGTTCTATATAGATTAAAAATTTAAGAGATTCACCAATATGATAATCTAAGTTTAACATAATGAGTTAAAATCCTAAACAATCAATTATgtcaataaataaaactaaaacaGAGAAATTTAAAAGGGAAATTTCTCAACGCGATATTTAATAGAACTTTACAACCACGAGCTCAATGCAAGTGCGACTTTGATTTTTCGTCTCTTTTTCTCAGCAAGCAAATGGACCATTAGATAACAATGCATGATGCCTAAAAACTCAACTAACCATCCAACCCATATGAGATTACTCAAATCTTGATCACACACATGAATTAGTTAATGCTGATGCAGCTATCAAATCATATATATGCATCGTTTTAGCTCATGCTTTACGCTTAATCTAATCTCTCAAGTATGAACTAGACGTACGTCGTGGCATCGTGACCAAATAATTAAACCAAATAAACTTTGTCTTAACCACAACCACCTCAAATTTCCTTGGACGATGATTTTATGCTGATGCAGCTATCAAACCATATAAGCTATCTTTTAATGATGATTTATGTGGTCTCGCTCTGTAATAATTTGATGTGGCTTCGTTCTTCCACGATGACCTATGTGGCCACCAATATATGACTGTTGTGGTCACTGATATAAGACTGTTGTGTCTATGATTTTTGTGAAAATTTGTGTTGGTGATATTTTGTAGGGTTGTGCTTGTGGCAGCTGTATAGGAGTTTACTGTAGTTTGATTGATTGCGCAAATTCACTTCAAATCAATCTCTTAGTTGTTAGAGCTATGTGCCCAATTGACACCCTCTATAACCATTTGTGGTTTTAATGAAATAGCACCACTGTATCActtcttgtaaaaaaaaaaaaaaaaaaaaacaccaccaCCTCTAAATTTCCTTGGACCAGACAATTAAACTATATATAAtctaatttaaataattaatcttGGCAGTACTTATATGTTTTgattgtatttttcatttttagacTATTTTAACCTTGTGCGTGTGGATTTTATTGTCTTTGTCAATCTATCGACTAATAGTTTTCGTGTAGGTTTTCCCTTATTCCAGAAACTGCAAAATACCATGTAACATTAACATGAACCAGACGCTAATTAATATGATACAGtttattgaattttttaatttagtaGAAGGTTGCGTGCGTACGGATACGATAAAACGCAGAAAACACGTAGCTTTACGTGTTATTATGTTCATCATATCATACACATCATTTGGTCattaaaattgagaaaaaaTTATTGCCCTTCCCTAAAAGCTTCTTGTAAATCCATGGAGGAATTCGAACAAATTACTATAATAGTAGTTCTAtctatgcttttaaaatgataatCTTACCTACAACCCATGATAGATTGTGTCAACAACACCCTCGAGAGTCAAAAACTTTGATTTGATGACTAGTATTTCTCACCTAGTTGTAAATTCTACTATACACGTACTCTAtgtatttttgaaaaaatatgTATGCATCCTGTATATTTATCAAAAGGGGTAtactattcacacaccccattttacttttcacacaccatttgataatttatgtccgttgatcttcttcatttcatccgatccgacggccgaaaattaattaagtgtgtgaaaagtaaaatgggtgtgtggatatcacaccccttatcAAAATTCAGGTATTAATTTCGCACATTTAATTTTACTAATAAATTTAGgcattatacaatatttttaacataatattttcTTCCAAATATAAAAGTATTAAAActttgttgtaggcataatttactgaacgattatggaggccatagagagagagaaacgtgcgacaatagtagagagaagagagagatgtgtaattgtgaggtgtgttctattccatcccattgtgcctttatttatagtagtagacaaaactaattccttacccttttaggattacaactcttaataggtaatcaactcctaataggaatataagagatattccaagatatactaggatttacacaatcacattcataatctaataggactgcaacactcccccttgagtgtataaatactcaagtaaatggcgtatcaggtcttcagtgatgaagcaagtacagttgatgaagtcgtcggcacaatgagcgaatgcgaTTCTCAGATCAACAGAAGAAtgcttaaaaaattaaaactcacaaaaactttgctatggtaaaacccaaggtgagagaaaaacccatagactaaggataaaattgagaagttgcattaagtcaaaactatacgtcttttggacgtaagtagaagaactcacaagggtatgatcagcccaggatgggtgcctcattaaaacctagttaggtagcaaaaatccagtgggaaaaatgctcctaatcgtaaggaaaaagagtacattaagatcaagtgagtatacttctagttactccccctgagtttgacataacttccaaatgagaactacaagcattgcatatgaatagttaggcatactaattcctcggacaagcttctggaaggttaaCTTCTGCAGTGAcatcgtgtagaggtcggctgggttgtctgggatcggcttgcatgacttcaatatcctgatgctttgctgatgtagatgtagatACAATATGTCTTTGCGTAGActtgtatcatggcttggttaAGTGGATACATGCGACATAGTCTTTatggatcgtcgttgggactcaacgatagaTGAAAACACAACAAGTATTTTGAATATGCTAAAAaaaactcctaaccatgtctcacttgtggcgtcgtgaagtgaggtgagtctttgaatgattcgaagatttcgcaactaaggtcatatcgtggacctccaagatattgggatatccctaacggtaaagacataaccatttggggtttgataagtaacctgtgtcagcataacaaacaaggaaaACATCATTTCGAGGATCAAGGGGGTTGGATCCGCTTGAGATGTGTTGGGATTTTCCCACGTATTACCTtcagggtacgtctttaataccaattcagtggatacgtgtaggcgcggtgctgtatctttaccaatagatcaaCAGTGAATGAGATGTCTTGTcttaatacaatgagctaagtacaataaagcacaaAGCtaaacttagatatggaatttcggattccataaaCGTATAGacgatcataggtatactcaaaggtaacacattaggggtgtagttcgactggtaaACCAAGGTACTGTCAGAACAACGcttgaacttcaggtcaaggcataaacaaGTTTTCGTAAGATCCtttatctcaaattccatcttcaagtGCAAGGTAATTTTCTTAAACTCttctagagtcttagtgaggtgcatgtcaacgacataaactgtaactctagcaatttggaataagacttcatagtttaacacgcaatgGCATAATTCATctctgactgatcaaataatcacttagacgggtataccacattcgtcggattgtaagtgaacgcctcaaacaagttaagagggtgttctgtggttttggaactatttgaaccagtccatgtaattcttcaggAACGTACAAGTAAATCTCTATatttatatccccatggagaaaccactaaccacattttatcatgctgctatcaatcacaggacgtttgagagaaacctttcGCCGTAAGGCATGCATcatatcacactatttcattcatctcataacgcttcctttcccacttgtaacacaacaaggttaccttgggcagtgtaggaacgataggtataaacacactttggtaaggaacaACGGGGTTACCTAGATTGTAATTTTGGTCGTcgaatcagttctacgttgtcacttaatcaacgaaACACGGTTtgatatcgtcgcttttcatttatgtcggtagctaccatataagtgaaaacatcatcgatggtaatctcatttcaattccattttctcatccaaaccagtatactggaccaagaactttaagtctCAGGAGTAATctagattaatctcatgagatggaaatgatttgagacagtgatcgagtttagattcattgttgtgtcgTGTCTTCCTCTTCAAGGGAAGTGAATCATACGAACCGAGTGATCTATCGTGCTCCAagccaagacagattgattggctatctaCCAGTGTACTGGACCATCCAATAGGAGCGTCCAAATCGTCCAACAAGGGTGGCACGccctccagggatgttgactcgacgtccgttaagtacATCTATCCatgcaggcatgtttgcagctggtatatgatgtCGACACTTTAGCTAAATCAGAGGAATGCTTCTGGAGTAACATTCTGAAAGTTAGAATTCATCGCatttgcttatcacacttgtgcggtatggggatcgagatgagacatagtgggcaacatCCACGTAAATTCGCACTGTTctacaggaacgttgacgttcttatctccccctaatagtgggaagattgtctcattaaagtgacaacccgcaaatgagcggtaaagagatcgcatGCAAGGGATCGAAGAGAGCTAATGTGAAGAATCATGATCAACAAAAGATAtgcatccttctttgaggacccatattGGTACGTTGCAGCGACTCAACTTGGCTCATGGAATGCACACTCAAATGCGTAAATACAAAAATCGTCaagttcgtacccagtaaccaatcGTAACGTCAAATAGGTTGGATGGCAATGGGTCTCAAGGCGGACCAATATAGCtacgtacaagattgcatagccttaggtagaaaccgaaaacttggtacgtttatTAAAATCtgggcgatcatttaaattgcgctttatgatcactaggtGAGGCTATTTAGGGTGAACATGGAAATTGAActgtcgatataaactctccgaCATTATCCAGTCTCCTGGACCTTAAAGGATAAGtaaggtggtgaacccttaattgGCCAGGgggtttagcagcaatgtgtgtggacaaacatgtgaccagtttgtctaTTCATCAACTAAAACCATAAGTATTcatatggtccgcattttggttagattagtccacatatattcccttgaatccactgtgaaaagagAGTTGTTTCGTATCTTTGCAGGGGATgatataaaaaatcaatttccctaatgagcagtcttggcaaagtgtgcttgtaagcACAAGATTCTTACTTCGAGGAAGGAGATGCattgtagcatcattgttcgtcctaagtgtcccaaatggtcgtgccaaagcaagtaaattGCTCAATCACCAGGTTCCAGGCCGGCCACATGTGGTGTAttcccagttgggagacaacTCATGgaccccaaatcaaagcttcaggctcattcTTGGAGGTgatgcaaagatatttcactctattttttcagtggtttcatttatgatcattgttctCTCGAATATCCTCAAAAACTCAACGACAgagagaatttaaggtcccttaaatgatGATTCAGTACCactcatacaacgaggagcgtgccaatgctcttagtcaagttggatagacctgaagtcgcTGCTATAgttgtgatttaggtgtaaggTTAGTGTGTGTAGTATCACATCCCACATTCCTACATAATCacatgtttaattgaatcgatcacatgtattaagaaacatgattcaattaactcatattcgaggacaatatcaataagattatccataagtaaaacatacaccaaacttgaatccaagaacatagaaaaattctcataaagtaaatggtttactaaggggattcagCTAAGAAAGCcaatccatgtcaaaattctacTCTTCCAATGAAgttcggtggagcaaaattagtctcacatattgactattagaatggtactccttaacaacattggtaAGAGCACGAAcaagtgcataaccaatgatccaTTTCATCAAGATGGAAGTAGATTttgcagggttaaggtttgggaatactatcccttgttcttgaagttttaggtcttaggtgccaaggatcatgcttcaAGCATGATGCCACACCATGGCAGGCCctaattctaccatatgtttgtggtagtaatcagatccaagaatttggtaaacttccactttctacactgctgcttcaggagtgagttagaaacatggaagaacgagaaaagtattctccagtcaaaattcgatcggatgtataaacttcagaatcgtactcattcatggataTAATCATGATGTGCTTTGGGCAATATCTTTCATGATTCAACGGTCCATagaagcgagccaaagagccatggaatccttgtTCGGGAGGTATTTCTGTTTGTAATGCTTTGGGCATAAGTctttgaatgaagatcatggcggaggcttattcagctattctttgccattgttggcttcaatggtgtctcagcttcttgatagtcaagcgGAGATTCACGCCTTGTACCCACATATAAaatggtttctattagaaacgtccaaataagggaaatcgaacttgtgacggttcgacaatccattgaattggagggaacacgattgtgattaatgctatgggaatgaatcatccatgagcatcaaagttagaacatttggGTTCTAAGaaatggttttcatgaaaaattcgggttttcatgggtgtattgttttattaaaacttcgggtttcaaaggcactaaatttgaaactacaggtttaatttagtttgaacgtttagttcataaaagagaggttcctgcaagaacacagaatgcaatatacaactaagtgtagtggattcgagtttcttcgggaactcaagtgtgagagcttcgttactacaAAAGTATGTCAATGGTTCAAagtattaaaataaattattgaatcgttaatgtccaaaagtgatcttcaggtcaataattttggattcattatcagattaaaggactgcaggtcacttttaattaattcaataaatcgggcca is drawn from Malus domestica chromosome 14, GDT2T_hap1 and contains these coding sequences:
- the LOC114821011 gene encoding uncharacterized protein translates to MPSQEYMDKMQVRQNYRNLWHSDLMGTIQADTRYCCFAAFCAPCASYLLRKRALYNDMSRYVCCAGYMPCSGRCGESKCPEFCLATEVFLCFGNSVASTRFLLQDEFNIQTTQCDNCIIGFMFCLQQLACIFSIVAMIVGSEEISEASQLLNCLADLVYCTVCACMQTQHKIEMDKRDGKFGPQPMAVPQFQQMSRIDQQVPPTVGYPPQPAYPAQPAYGQPYGYPPAPQAQGYPPAGYPPSGYPPSGYPPSGH